Genomic window (Achromobacter sp. B7):
CTGTTTTGCCAACAATTCCACCGTTGGCAATCCACTCATTGGCAAGCGCATGGCGCAAAACATACTGGTATTGCATGGCCCGAATCTAAACCTGCTTGGCACCCGGGAACCTCATATCTACGGCAGTTTGACGCTGCCTCAGATCAATGAGCGCCTGGAGCTGCTTGCAGGGGAATTGGGCGCCAAGCTGGCTGCTTGGCAAGGCAATCACGAAGGCGCGCTGGTTGACCGCATTCAAGCGGCCCGGCAAGACGGCACAGACTTCATCATCATCAACGCGGCGGCTTATACGCACACCAGCGTCGCTATCCGCGATGCGCTGGCTGGGGTCGCGATCCCATTTATTGAAGTACATTTGTCCAATCTGTATAAGCGAGAGCCCTTCAGGCATCACTCTTATCTGTCCGACTTGGCGGTAGGCCTTATCTCTGGCCTGGGCGCGGACGGCTACGAGGCGGCTCTGCGTTACGCAGTGCGGCACTGATCTCGCACCAAACTCACGGCTTTTACATCTTATACGGCGCGGACCCCACGCTGGGACGCCGCCGACACTATCTCGGGAAGCAGCTTCTATGGACCTTCGAAAACTCAAAACCCTGATCGACCTGGTGGCTGAATCGGGTATCGCCGAGCTGGAAATCACCGAAGGCGAAGGCAAGGTACGCATCGTCAAGTTCTCGCAAACCTTGCAGCCGGTGGCTTACCACCAGCCCGAAGCCGGCGCGCAAGCCGCGCCCGTCGCACAAGCCGCCGCGCCCGCCGCGCCGGCCGCCGAAGCCGCCCCGGTCATCCAGGGCCACGTCGTCAAGGCGCCGATGGTCGGCACGTTCTACCGTTCGCCGAACCCGGGCGCCGCCCCGTTCATCGACGTGGGCGCCACCGTCAAGGAAGGCGATCCGCTGTGCATCATTGAAGCCATGAAGCTGCTCAATGAAATCGAAGCCGACAAGTCCGGCGTCATCAAAGAAATCCTGGTCGAAAACGGTGAGCCCGTCGAGTACGGTCAACCCCTGTTCGTCATTGGCTGATAGCTGAAAATGTTCGAAAAAATCCTGATCGCCAATCGGGGCGAAATCGCCCTGCGCATTCAGCGCGCTTGCCGTGAGCTGGGCATCAAAACCGTGGTCGTGCACTCCGAGGCTGACCGCGAGGCCAAGTACGTGCGCCTGGCCGATGAATCCGTGTGCATCGGGCCCGCGCCGTCGCGTGACAGCTACCTGAACATGCCGGCCATCATTTCGGCCGCCGAAGTGACGGATTCCGAGGCAATCCACCCGGGTTACGGGTTCTTGTCCGAAAATGCCGACTTCGCCGATCGCGTCGAAAAGAGCGGCTTCGTCTTCATCGGCCCGCGTCCCGACACCATTCGCCTGATGGGCGACAAGGTCAGCGCCAAGCGCGCCATGATCGAAGCGGGTGTGCCGGTGGTGCCCGGTTCTGAAGGCGCGTTGCCCGAAGATCCGCAGGAAATCATCCGCATTGCGCGCGAAGTGGGCTACCCGGTCATCATCAAGGCAGCAGGCGGCGGCGGTGGCCGTGGCATGCGCGTGGTGTACACCGAGGCCGCGCTGTTGAACGCCGTCACCATGACGCGTTCGGAAGCGGGCGCCGCGTTCAACAACCCGGAAGTCTATATGGAGAAGTTCCTTGAGAACCCTCGCCATGTGGAAATCCAGGTGCTGGCCGATGGTGGCCGCAACGCCGTCTGGCTGGGTGAGCGCGACTGCTCCATGCAGCGCCGCCACCAGAAGGTCATCGAAGAAGCGCCGGCTCCCGGCATCGCCCGTCGCGCCATCGAGCGCATCGGCGACCGCTGCGCCGACGCTTGCCGCAAGATGGGCTATCGCGGCGCGGGCACGTTCGAGTTCCTGTTTGAAAACGGCGAGTTCTATTTCATTGAAATGAACACCCGCATCCAGGTCGAACACCCGGTCACCGAACTGATCACCGGCATCGACCTGGTGCAGCAGCAGATCCTGATCGCCGCTGGCGAGAAGTTCACGCTGCGCCAACGCGACATCGCCTTCAAGGGCCATGCCATCGAATGCCGCATCAACGCCGAAGATCCGTTCCGTTTCGTGCCCAGCCCCGGCCGCATCACCAACTGGCACACGCCGGGCGGCCCTGGCGTTCGGATTGATTCGCACGCCTACAACAGCTACTTCGTGCCGCCCAACTACGATTCGATGATCGCCAAGGTCATCACGTATGGCGATACGCGTGACCAGGCATTGGCGCGCATGCGCATCGCGCTGTCGGAAATGGTGGTGGAAGGCATTTCGACCAACATCCCGCTGCATCGTGAATTGCTGCAAGATGCCCGCTTCATCGAAGGCGGCACCAGCATCCACTATCTGGAAAACAAGTTGGCTCAGCGTCCCTGACCGACGACCCGGGGCCTCACGGCCCCTTTTTACGTTTTATGGTCTATCGGGCCGCGGCGCGAGCCGCGGCCCGATGGCCAGATGGAAGAATAATCATGCGTGAACTCGTGCTCCATTGCCTGGAGGCTCAGGCCGAAGCCCTGTCGGACGCGTTGCTCGAAGCGGGCGTGCTGTCGGTGTCCGTGGAAGACGCCGATTTCGGCACCGATGACGAACGCCCCTTGTTTGGCGAACCGGGCACCGAGCCCGACGTGCAGGCCTGGGACCGCAACCGCGTCGTGGCCTTGCTGCCCGATGGCGCCGATCCCACGCAGATCATGGAAGAAGCCGCGTCGGCCGGTGAGCTGGACCCGACGCTGTTTGCCGGCTGGACGCTGCGCGACGTGCCGGACGCCGACTGGGTGCGCCTGACGCAATCGCAGTTTGGCCCCATCCACATTGCCGAACGCCTGTGGATCGTGCCCAGCTGGCACCGCGACAATCCCGATGTGCCCGGGCTGGACCCGGCCACCGCTGAAGAGGGCGCCATCCATATCGAGCTGGACCCGGGCTTGGCGTTCGGCACGGGCAGCCATCCCACCACGCACCTGTGCCTGGCCTGGCTGGAAGCCGAATTGCCCGCCGGCGCGACCGTGCTGGACTACGGCTGCGGCTCGGGGATTCTGGCCATTGCCGCGCGCAAGCTAGGCGCAGGCCCGACCTTGGCCGTGGACATCGACGCGCAGGCCGTGCAAAGCACGGCCTACAACGCCGAGGTCAACCACGTAGCACTGCAAGCCATGCTGCCCGACGCGCTGGCCGACGGCACCTTCCAGGTGGTCGTGGCCAACATCCTGTCCAATCCGCTGAAAGTGCTGGCGCCGATGTTGGCCGGCCGCGTGGCAGAGGGCGGGCATCTGGTGCTGTCCGGCGTGCTGGAACGCCAGGCCGAGGAAGTGGCTGCCGCCTACGCGCCCTGGATGGCGATGTCGGTCTGGCGCGCCCGCGACGGCTGGGTTTGCCTGCACGGCCAGAAGGCCTGAGCACCGCTTAGGCAGGATCGCATCACATGGCTTTGACCACCCGCTGCCCGCAATGCGGCACCACGTTCAAGGTGGTGCCGGACCAGCTGCGCGTCCGTAACGGCCTGGTGCGCTGCGGCGCCTGCTCGACGGTTTTCGACGGCCGCGCCTGCCTCTTGCCCGGCGCCGACGCGAAGGCGCTGCCGCCCGTGCCGCCAGCCGCGCGTCCCGCAACGCCGGCCCCGGCCGCAGCCGCCGCCGCGCCGGTCCTCTCGCGGCCCTCGGTAGAGCCGCGCCAGGTTCCGCCCTGGGAAGACGAACCGGCCTCGCATCCGCATGCCCCGGCCGCCGCGCCGACGCCTGCCGCACCAAGGCCTGCTCCGGCAGTGCCGCCAGCCCCCGCCACGCCTGCGTACGCCCCGATGACGCCGCCGCCGCCGCCGGGCCGAGCCGAGCCGGTAATTCCGGCCGCCGTGGCGCCTGCCGCTGCGCCCGCCGTGCTGCGCGGGCGCGACGCGATACGCCGCCACGTCGAGCCCGACGATAAGCTGCCGGAAGACGAGTTTGACGACGAAGGCCCGTTGGACCGGGACCTGGAAGATGAAATGCGGGACGACCGGCATGGCCGCGTCCAGACGTATCGCCCCGAACCCATCATCGCCACGCCGCGCGGCAACGAACCGGTGTTCAACTGGCAGGACCGGGCCGACGAAGACGACCGAGACGATCATCGAATCGACGATCGGGATCACGACCGCGACCACGATCACGACCGCGACCGCGACCAAGACCGCGATCACGACCACGACGATCACCGCATAGGCCACCACGATGACCCGCGCGTCGATCACCGCAACGTCTCCCGCGATCGCACCCCCCGCCACCACGACGTTCGCCAGCCTTACGTCGCCGACCACGCCCTGAGCCGTCACGACGCCTACCGCGCCGACGACGACGGCCCCGGCTTTGACGACGGCATCGAGCCCGTGCTGGGCGATGCGCGCACGCGATATTCCAGCGCCACCGATGTGGGCCGCGCCCCGCCCGAGTTCCTGGACCAGGACCGTACCGAACGCCGTGGCCTGCTGCGCAAATTGTGGGGCTATGCGTGCCTGTTGGGCCTGATCGCGCTGGGCCTGCAACTGCTATACGTTTACCGCACCGACATCGCCAACTCCGTGCCGGCCGTGCGCCCGGTGCTGGAAGCCGCGTGCAAGCCGCTGGGC
Coding sequences:
- the aroQ gene encoding type II 3-dehydroquinate dehydratase, translating into MAQNILVLHGPNLNLLGTREPHIYGSLTLPQINERLELLAGELGAKLAAWQGNHEGALVDRIQAARQDGTDFIIINAAAYTHTSVAIRDALAGVAIPFIEVHLSNLYKREPFRHHSYLSDLAVGLISGLGADGYEAALRYAVRH
- the accB gene encoding acetyl-CoA carboxylase biotin carboxyl carrier protein codes for the protein MDLRKLKTLIDLVAESGIAELEITEGEGKVRIVKFSQTLQPVAYHQPEAGAQAAPVAQAAAPAAPAAEAAPVIQGHVVKAPMVGTFYRSPNPGAAPFIDVGATVKEGDPLCIIEAMKLLNEIEADKSGVIKEILVENGEPVEYGQPLFVIG
- the accC gene encoding acetyl-CoA carboxylase biotin carboxylase subunit, yielding MFEKILIANRGEIALRIQRACRELGIKTVVVHSEADREAKYVRLADESVCIGPAPSRDSYLNMPAIISAAEVTDSEAIHPGYGFLSENADFADRVEKSGFVFIGPRPDTIRLMGDKVSAKRAMIEAGVPVVPGSEGALPEDPQEIIRIAREVGYPVIIKAAGGGGGRGMRVVYTEAALLNAVTMTRSEAGAAFNNPEVYMEKFLENPRHVEIQVLADGGRNAVWLGERDCSMQRRHQKVIEEAPAPGIARRAIERIGDRCADACRKMGYRGAGTFEFLFENGEFYFIEMNTRIQVEHPVTELITGIDLVQQQILIAAGEKFTLRQRDIAFKGHAIECRINAEDPFRFVPSPGRITNWHTPGGPGVRIDSHAYNSYFVPPNYDSMIAKVITYGDTRDQALARMRIALSEMVVEGISTNIPLHRELLQDARFIEGGTSIHYLENKLAQRP
- the prmA gene encoding 50S ribosomal protein L11 methyltransferase; this translates as MRELVLHCLEAQAEALSDALLEAGVLSVSVEDADFGTDDERPLFGEPGTEPDVQAWDRNRVVALLPDGADPTQIMEEAASAGELDPTLFAGWTLRDVPDADWVRLTQSQFGPIHIAERLWIVPSWHRDNPDVPGLDPATAEEGAIHIELDPGLAFGTGSHPTTHLCLAWLEAELPAGATVLDYGCGSGILAIAARKLGAGPTLAVDIDAQAVQSTAYNAEVNHVALQAMLPDALADGTFQVVVANILSNPLKVLAPMLAGRVAEGGHLVLSGVLERQAEEVAAAYAPWMAMSVWRARDGWVCLHGQKA
- a CDS encoding DUF3426 domain-containing protein; this translates as MLRGRDAIRRHVEPDDKLPEDEFDDEGPLDRDLEDEMRDDRHGRVQTYRPEPIIATPRGNEPVFNWQDRADEDDRDDHRIDDRDHDRDHDHDRDRDQDRDHDHDDHRIGHHDDPRVDHRNVSRDRTPRHHDVRQPYVADHALSRHDAYRADDDGPGFDDGIEPVLGDARTRYSSATDVGRAPPEFLDQDRTERRGLLRKLWGYACLLGLIALGLQLLYVYRTDIANSVPAVRPVLEAACKPLGCTVGYARRLERIAISSSSLQPPTGAAAIDDGRSRLVLNLVLRNRYDKPQHWPALVLDLTDLSDTVVVRRVLRPEDYLTPEQLRGPFAPAGELKISVPIEVTGVQVNGYQLDKFFP